A genome region from Gemmatimonadota bacterium includes the following:
- a CDS encoding plasmid stabilization protein, which translates to MASITIRNLSDDLKQRLRMRAAEHGRSMEEEVREILKVVLTEDIPPVNLARAIRARFAPLGGVEFDVPPREPMRDPPSFD; encoded by the coding sequence ATGGCAAGCATTACGATTCGCAACTTGAGCGATGACTTAAAACAACGATTGCGTATGCGGGCAGCCGAGCATGGCCGCTCAATGGAGGAGGAAGTTCGGGAGATTTTGAAGGTGGTGCTGACCGAAGACATACCTCCGGTCAATTTGGCACGCGCTATACGTGCTCGCTTTGCTCCTTTGGGTGGTGTGGAGTTTGACGTACCACCCCGAGAACCGATGCGAGACCCCCCGAGTTTCGATTGA
- a CDS encoding N-6 DNA methylase, with the protein MATQVLSEVLEATGYMANGEPAPGVYLDEKAHAECKTRDFMPDAFWRSDSELTVYFKSETEVPPEKEIARWRREIWNQGFSPLLWVVSPQRIDLYNGFAQPLKTGDASSNRLRTFQKIENELDELDAFAGRLAMETGRFWQQADTVDRSASVDRKLLSDLYALEVDLLKIGLDRSGAQGLIGRSIFTQYLIDRKIVTEQNLEKDYGHQSFPAVLRDPPATARLFNWLREVFNGDMFPEEGDALPDTEHLSRVADFLEAMDPETGQMTLFPYQFDVIPVELISSIYEQFAHADPSISDTRSGKDVFYTRLSLVSLVLDEITEGLTGEETVLDLTCGSGVFLVEALRRLVDLRSKREERSRELIRSTLHQQVYGVDISEAAVRVAAFSLYLAALELDPNPDPPQTLKFEPLIGKTLFVGDAWDDKVLADGLSAPTERDASRKFDVIVGNPPWSYRGQSARSERQARGSGRTALSPRGESLDFVFRAMDFATEDTRFGLILSAVQFFSLSRTGASASRQIIEELSPVTLVNLSNQSDWLFPRSSMPAVVLFARHRPSRPDAITAVQVPWSPAGTQSHTFEIARSDIITLPLADWQRKPEFLKAAVVGFRRDLSLLDKLTDSHPKLGDQLAKLGTEFNVGLTFGDKSRAARFLQGHPILTAADLRPFSVSTDLGLFEDDKAQWPRNPDIYKAPLLLIKEFLRRGPRPVTAVADQDTIFTDAFFGATLPHAERDTLHLLATILSSSLASWFFLMTSSTFGLWMQRIKLRDIERMPIPDLKKARNTENGRYLVQLACDMQAGSPSVSDWQNLDEAVFDLYEMDVAARVVARDGLSRASWQWKAGRIASVEAANVSQLSDYAHNFVAAIGVWLSVANKRRMRAEVFELPERAPLRVVRFILEERSKCPDLPELKTVRTGGDLKDVIDRVGERLEVPLTTNLIGQRELRVHGRDEVVIIKPAARRHWMGVSALEDADSVIAESLSGSVL; encoded by the coding sequence ATGGCAACTCAGGTCCTAAGCGAAGTACTTGAAGCCACCGGCTACATGGCGAATGGCGAGCCGGCACCCGGCGTGTACCTTGATGAGAAGGCCCATGCCGAGTGTAAGACTCGGGACTTTATGCCTGACGCCTTTTGGCGTAGCGACTCGGAGCTCACCGTCTATTTCAAGAGCGAAACGGAAGTTCCGCCCGAAAAGGAGATAGCCCGATGGCGCCGGGAGATATGGAATCAGGGATTTTCTCCACTGCTGTGGGTGGTTTCTCCGCAAAGAATTGACCTCTACAACGGTTTTGCTCAACCTCTGAAGACCGGAGACGCTTCCTCTAACCGACTGCGTACGTTTCAGAAGATCGAGAACGAGTTGGATGAGCTTGATGCATTCGCCGGTCGACTTGCGATGGAAACGGGACGGTTCTGGCAACAGGCAGATACCGTAGATCGCAGTGCCAGCGTGGACCGGAAGTTGTTGTCTGACCTCTATGCCCTTGAAGTCGATCTACTAAAGATAGGATTGGACCGTTCTGGTGCTCAGGGACTGATCGGCCGCTCGATTTTTACTCAGTACCTGATTGATCGAAAGATCGTCACGGAACAGAATCTTGAGAAGGATTACGGTCATCAGTCCTTTCCCGCCGTACTGCGTGATCCTCCAGCCACAGCTCGATTGTTCAATTGGCTTCGAGAGGTATTCAATGGCGACATGTTCCCCGAAGAGGGAGATGCTCTGCCTGACACCGAGCATCTCTCAAGGGTGGCGGACTTCCTTGAAGCCATGGACCCCGAGACGGGGCAGATGACGCTCTTTCCTTACCAGTTTGACGTGATACCAGTAGAGTTGATCAGCTCGATCTATGAGCAATTCGCTCATGCAGATCCATCGATTTCCGATACCCGTTCCGGGAAGGATGTCTTCTATACCCGGCTGTCGCTTGTCTCTCTTGTTCTGGATGAGATCACGGAAGGACTCACTGGAGAAGAAACCGTACTTGATCTGACCTGCGGTTCCGGCGTCTTTCTGGTCGAAGCCTTGCGACGACTGGTTGATCTTCGATCGAAAAGAGAAGAACGAAGCCGTGAATTGATCCGTTCCACGTTACACCAACAGGTCTACGGCGTGGACATCAGCGAAGCCGCGGTGCGCGTAGCCGCATTCAGTCTCTATCTGGCGGCCCTGGAACTCGATCCGAACCCAGATCCTCCTCAGACGCTGAAGTTCGAACCGTTGATAGGTAAAACGCTCTTCGTCGGTGATGCGTGGGATGACAAAGTTCTAGCAGATGGACTGTCAGCACCAACCGAAAGAGACGCCTCCCGGAAGTTCGACGTTATCGTCGGTAATCCACCATGGAGCTATCGAGGTCAATCGGCCAGATCGGAACGCCAAGCCCGAGGGAGCGGGAGGACGGCGCTGTCGCCTCGTGGTGAGAGTCTGGATTTCGTGTTTCGAGCGATGGATTTTGCCACTGAGGATACGCGATTTGGCCTGATTTTAAGTGCGGTCCAATTCTTCAGTCTGAGCAGAACCGGCGCATCCGCCTCGCGTCAAATCATTGAAGAATTATCTCCCGTGACGCTGGTCAATCTGTCGAATCAGTCCGATTGGCTGTTTCCAAGAAGCAGTATGCCCGCAGTTGTCCTCTTTGCAAGACACCGGCCCTCACGCCCCGATGCGATCACCGCGGTGCAGGTTCCCTGGTCTCCGGCCGGAACGCAAAGCCACACGTTCGAGATTGCAAGAAGCGATATCATTACGTTGCCGCTGGCCGACTGGCAGAGAAAACCGGAGTTCCTGAAGGCTGCGGTTGTCGGTTTCCGTCGTGATCTGTCCCTGTTGGACAAACTGACGGACAGTCATCCGAAGCTTGGAGACCAGCTTGCCAAGCTCGGTACGGAGTTCAACGTCGGGCTGACTTTCGGAGATAAAAGCCGCGCTGCGCGTTTCCTTCAAGGGCATCCGATCCTGACAGCGGCCGACCTTCGACCGTTCTCCGTCTCGACCGATTTGGGCTTGTTTGAAGACGATAAAGCGCAGTGGCCGCGCAATCCCGACATCTACAAAGCGCCGTTGCTGCTCATCAAGGAGTTCCTGAGACGCGGACCACGCCCGGTCACCGCTGTTGCTGATCAAGATACCATCTTCACGGACGCCTTCTTTGGTGCGACCCTTCCACACGCGGAGCGAGATACTCTTCACCTGCTAGCCACTATTCTGAGTTCGTCGCTCGCATCTTGGTTCTTCCTCATGACGTCATCGACTTTCGGTTTGTGGATGCAACGGATCAAGCTTCGGGACATCGAACGTATGCCGATTCCCGATCTCAAAAAAGCCCGGAACACCGAGAATGGTAGATACCTGGTGCAACTTGCCTGCGATATGCAGGCAGGTTCTCCCTCCGTCTCCGATTGGCAGAATCTTGACGAAGCCGTATTCGACCTATATGAAATGGACGTAGCCGCCCGTGTCGTTGCCCGTGATGGTCTGTCCCGTGCAAGTTGGCAATGGAAGGCAGGCAGGATCGCTTCTGTTGAAGCCGCAAACGTTAGCCAACTTTCGGACTATGCCCACAATTTCGTGGCGGCAATTGGTGTTTGGCTCTCCGTAGCAAACAAACGCCGGATGCGCGCCGAGGTCTTTGAACTTCCGGAACGTGCACCGCTTCGGGTTGTTCGCTTCATTCTTGAAGAGCGTTCAAAATGCCCGGATCTTCCCGAGTTGAAGACTGTTAGAACAGGTGGAGACCTGAAAGACGTTATTGACCGGGTCGGTGAACGCTTGGAAGTTCCCCTAACGACAAACCTGATCGGCCAGCGCGAGCTTCGTGTACACGGTCGCGACGAAGTTGTGATCATCAAGCCTGCCGCCCGGCGGCACTGGATGGGTGTATCGGCCTTGGAAGATGCGGATTCGGTCATTGCCGAAAGTCTCTCCGGTTCCGTTTTATGA
- a CDS encoding type I restriction endonuclease subunit R codes for MSKVGEQEILTQQCVVALFDDVLGYAYLGNWKDRPDNGNIEEGLITDWLKRQGHDDGIIAKTLFSFGKATALGGSRTLYDSNRETYEMLRYGVKVQPEVGEQTITVWLIDWENPENNDFAIAEEVTVVGEHTRRPDLVLYVNGIAIGVLELKRSIVSVSEGIRQNLDSQKKEFIRPFFTTVQLVMAGNETEGLRYGAIETPEKYWLRWKEQEPSNAIDDNPLLQELSQLCDKKRLLEIVHDFIVFDTGNKKICRHNQYFGVRAAQERVNRREGGVIWHTQGSGKSLTMVWLAKWIRENLNGGGHVLIITDRTELDEQIEKVFKGVSEDIHRTKSGADLVHVLNTANEWLVCSLIHKFGASEEGDIDAFLEDIRKHLPDDFRTKGDIFVFVDECHRTQSGKLHAAMTSLLPEAVLIGFTGTPLLRDDKRRSIETFGPYIHTYKYDEAVNDGVVLDLRYEARDIDQNITSQDKVDLWFDVKTKGLSDVAKAQLKQRWGTMRRVLSSQDRLEKIVADILLDMETRDRLKSDRGNALLVSDSIYSACRIYEMFQNHGLEGKCAIVTSYRPATADIKGEETGEGVTERLLKYKVYRKMLADHFNEPEDSAMQKADRFEQEVKKRFIESPGQMKLLIVVDKLLTGFDAPPATCLYIDKHMQDHGLFQAICRVNRLDGEDKEYGYIIDYKDLFKSLEQSIKDYTGAAFDGYDAEDVKGLLKDRLQQGRERLEEAREAIKALTEPVEPPRDTFAYIKYFCGSTSSDAELLKENEPKRIAFYKLTAAFLRAYANLANEMQEAGYTEAETAKIKNEVDHFEKARKVVKLNSGDFVDMKMFEPAMRHLLDTYIRAEESEQVSTFDDMTLVELIVRDGEDAVDALPESMREDKEAVSSTIENNVRRLIIDEAPVNPKYYEKMSRLLDDLIRQRKQEALEYKEYLAQMVELAKKVNNPASDTSASYPSTINTSALRSLYDNLVGVQGLKVAQQTPDFPFESTEDVTEAKALSLDKTIRTAKMDDWRGNTLKERKIRNAIRSELDGNDVLVNAIFEIAKHQDEY; via the coding sequence ATGAGCAAAGTCGGCGAACAGGAGATCCTCACACAGCAGTGTGTTGTGGCGTTATTTGACGATGTGCTCGGCTACGCCTATCTCGGCAACTGGAAGGACCGGCCCGACAACGGCAACATAGAAGAGGGTCTGATCACCGACTGGCTCAAGCGCCAAGGTCACGATGACGGGATTATCGCCAAGACACTGTTTTCTTTTGGCAAGGCGACAGCACTCGGCGGAAGCAGAACACTCTACGATTCCAACCGCGAGACGTATGAAATGCTCCGCTACGGTGTAAAAGTTCAGCCGGAGGTCGGAGAGCAGACCATTACTGTCTGGCTAATCGACTGGGAGAATCCCGAAAACAACGACTTCGCCATCGCCGAAGAGGTGACAGTCGTCGGTGAGCATACACGACGCCCCGATCTTGTACTGTACGTCAACGGCATCGCCATAGGCGTGCTGGAATTGAAGCGATCTATTGTATCGGTAAGCGAGGGCATCCGACAGAATCTGGACAGCCAGAAGAAGGAGTTCATCCGTCCGTTCTTTACGACCGTACAACTGGTTATGGCGGGTAACGAGACGGAAGGACTTCGTTACGGCGCGATAGAGACACCTGAGAAGTACTGGCTGCGTTGGAAGGAACAAGAACCCTCAAACGCCATTGATGACAATCCACTGCTCCAGGAACTCAGTCAACTTTGCGACAAGAAGCGGCTATTGGAGATCGTACACGACTTCATCGTCTTCGACACGGGGAATAAAAAGATATGTCGTCACAATCAGTACTTCGGCGTACGTGCCGCTCAGGAGCGCGTGAACCGGCGCGAAGGAGGCGTCATATGGCACACCCAGGGCAGTGGAAAAAGTCTGACCATGGTCTGGCTGGCGAAGTGGATACGTGAGAACTTAAACGGCGGCGGGCACGTCCTTATCATCACCGACCGCACCGAACTGGACGAGCAGATTGAGAAGGTCTTCAAGGGCGTCAGTGAGGATATCCATCGAACCAAGAGCGGTGCCGATCTAGTGCATGTACTGAACACCGCCAACGAGTGGTTGGTTTGCTCTCTGATCCATAAATTCGGCGCGTCGGAGGAAGGCGATATCGACGCGTTCCTCGAAGATATCCGGAAACACCTTCCCGACGATTTCCGCACAAAGGGCGATATCTTCGTCTTCGTGGACGAGTGTCACCGCACCCAGTCCGGGAAACTCCACGCGGCAATGACCTCCCTGCTGCCGGAAGCAGTGCTGATCGGGTTTACCGGCACTCCGTTGCTTAGAGATGACAAAAGGCGAAGTATTGAGACCTTCGGACCTTACATACACACCTACAAATACGACGAAGCGGTGAACGATGGCGTGGTACTGGATCTGCGCTACGAGGCGCGTGACATAGACCAGAACATCACCTCTCAGGACAAGGTCGATCTGTGGTTCGACGTCAAGACCAAGGGTTTGAGTGATGTGGCGAAGGCCCAGCTCAAGCAACGCTGGGGCACGATGCGTAGGGTGTTGAGTTCACAGGATCGTTTAGAGAAGATCGTGGCGGACATTCTGTTGGACATGGAGACACGCGACCGCCTTAAGAGCGACCGAGGCAACGCTTTGCTCGTCTCAGACAGCATCTACTCTGCCTGTCGCATCTATGAGATGTTTCAGAACCATGGCCTGGAGGGGAAATGCGCCATCGTCACCTCCTACCGGCCGGCCACCGCGGATATCAAAGGGGAGGAGACCGGCGAAGGAGTCACGGAGAGACTGCTCAAGTACAAAGTCTACCGCAAGATGCTCGCGGATCATTTCAACGAGCCCGAAGACTCGGCTATGCAAAAGGCCGACCGATTCGAGCAGGAAGTCAAGAAGCGCTTCATCGAAAGTCCCGGACAGATGAAACTCTTGATCGTGGTGGACAAACTGCTGACCGGTTTCGATGCGCCTCCCGCGACCTGTCTCTACATCGACAAGCATATGCAGGACCATGGGTTGTTCCAGGCGATCTGCCGGGTCAACCGTCTTGACGGTGAGGACAAGGAATACGGGTATATTATCGATTACAAAGACCTCTTCAAATCCCTGGAACAGTCGATCAAAGATTACACCGGTGCAGCATTTGATGGGTACGATGCCGAAGATGTAAAAGGCTTGCTAAAAGACCGACTCCAGCAAGGTCGTGAGCGGTTGGAGGAAGCAAGGGAGGCGATCAAGGCGCTGACGGAACCTGTCGAGCCGCCTCGCGATACTTTCGCGTATATCAAGTACTTCTGTGGTTCGACAAGTAGTGATGCTGAACTACTCAAAGAAAACGAACCGAAACGTATTGCTTTCTATAAACTTACGGCGGCTTTCCTGCGTGCATATGCAAACCTGGCTAACGAGATGCAGGAAGCCGGCTACACCGAGGCAGAGACGGCGAAGATAAAAAACGAAGTGGACCATTTCGAGAAAGCTCGGAAAGTCGTCAAGCTTAACAGCGGAGACTTTGTCGACATGAAGATGTTCGAGCCTGCTATGCGTCACCTGCTCGACACCTATATCCGGGCAGAGGAAAGTGAGCAGGTTTCCACGTTCGACGATATGACTCTGGTAGAACTGATCGTCAGAGATGGTGAAGACGCAGTCGATGCGCTACCTGAATCCATGCGAGAGGACAAAGAAGCCGTAAGTTCGACCATTGAGAATAACGTCCGTCGACTGATCATCGACGAGGCACCGGTCAATCCAAAGTACTATGAGAAAATGTCGCGATTGCTGGACGATCTGATTCGCCAGCGCAAGCAGGAAGCACTGGAATACAAGGAATACCTGGCTCAGATGGTTGAACTGGCAAAAAAAGTAAACAATCCAGCATCCGATACCTCCGCGTCCTATCCTTCGACCATAAACACCTCGGCATTGAGATCTCTATACGACAACCTGGTTGGAGTTCAGGGTCTGAAAGTTGCACAACAAACACCCGACTTCCCGTTTGAATCGACCGAGGATGTTACGGAGGCGAAAGCCTTATCATTGGATAAGACGATAAGGACTGCGAAAATGGATGATTGGCGGGGCAACACGTTGAAGGAACGTAAGATCCGTAATGCCATCAGGTCGGAACTCGACGGCAACGACGTACTCGTAAACGCGATTTTCGAAATCGCAAAACACCAGGACGAATACTGA